The Triticum aestivum cultivar Chinese Spring chromosome 6D, IWGSC CS RefSeq v2.1, whole genome shotgun sequence genomic sequence TTTTTCAAAACCTTTTTCCCCTCTTATTTTTTATAGCACTTTTGTTGACCAATTCAGGGAGTCCTTTCATCTAGTAAGAAGTTTGAGGCATGCTTATAATCTCTGCAGATCAACTTACAGCAAGGGATCCACAATGTGAATGAGAtaaacaagaagtttgattacaagAACCGTCTCGACAAGCAAGACTTGGTGAGTGTTGTGCCCACATGATCCATCTCTTTAGTTGGCACCCATAGCATGTTCAGTTGCACATGACACATATGTTAGTTGGCAAATACTTTCTGGCAACCTGTTTTAACTTCACCAAGTCTTTTACTGTTTTTCTTACCTACAGCGTGTATCTGTGTTTGAAATCGTTCACGCTTGCAGGTCATGTTGCCAGTGCTCGAGTGCGCTGATGTAAACGATAAGGAGGGAGGGAGGCATTATTGGGTCTTCAATGTCAACTTGAGGGACGGACGCTTCAAAGTACTTGATTCAAACAGGAAGGTGGACAACATTGAGTTGATGACCACCGCCTCTACCATCGCGGGGCCAGTACGCCAGCTATGGAGGAAGCATTACCCAAAGTTCAGCATCAAGCACTTCCAGATTATTGACATTGACGTACCGAAGCAGCTCGGCAAGTAAGACAATAAGCATGGCATTCTTCTCAATTTTTTTACCATTAATTTGTAGTTTTTAAATTTTTCTACATGTGCAATCTTTAGTTTTTTAAAGCACAGAACTAGTTTGCAATCTGTTTTTCATTTTTATGAGTTTCTCATGGATTATATAGTCAGTTGCACAGTGGCACATAAGTAGTTGCACAGTGGCACATAAGTAGTTGCACAGTTTCACAGAGTACATTATCTTTTTTGGTTTTAAATTTCCGTGACAAATTTTATTTTTTGCCCACCGCAGCAATGAGTGTGGGCTGTTCGCACTGCTTAACGCCACTGAGTGGAACGGTAGCCAACTGCCCGACTACGAACCCAAGGAAGTACTCAACATCAGGAAAAAACTGGCAATGATTGGGTCACCAGCCCGCACAACTCCgccccatggaggaagttgctCAGATACGACAAGGACTAGGTCAGTACTCTTTTCTTTCTCTGCCCCATGGAGGTAGTTGCTGGTTTGCACAATTTTTGAGCAGATTTTGTAGTTGCACACTAGTAGTAATTCCGTTTGCAACTCAATATCATCACTTTTGTTGACACATTAGGAGCACTGGACATACATTTGTTCAACAACTAAATATTTAACCATTTGCCAACAAGGCACAAATAGCAACCATTTTTACACAGTGCATGAACTAATTCAAGGAAAACAAATTAGATAAGAGAAAGCATAGATGCTGAATGTGTCCACTTGGTCCCAACATTGCTCAAAAACCatcattcttttcctttttgtCACAAAGATACAAACGATGAAAGAGAATCACAGCAGCCCGAGTGGACACACACCAGCAGTGTGCTCTGTAGATTAGCACTGgctgcatttgtttttcttctttgggtgTAGCTCCAGCGCCGATTTGTACCGTCGACTCTTCGCCCTACCCTTTGTAGTAGACCTTGGAGGATCCCTGGGCACAAAATCATCAGAGGCTTGTGCAAGGGATGCAGCCTCCAACGGGGCAGTAGGACAAGTGTGCGTGGGCGCTAGACCATCACGAGGTTGTGTTCGATCACTTGTGGAATAATCATATAAAAAAGTTTAGTATTTTTTTGCGCAACCAGGTCTGATGTTTTCTGCAACCACACAGACCATGCTGTGCAACTAACTGGTTGATGTGTGCAAGTTAAGTTGAAAAAAAACCTGTAGTAGCACAGCCCGTCATGGCACTTGGATGGTAATCACCTATAGCCAGAACAGGAAAAACAAGTTAGTTTTTTATCTTGATGCTCGAACTAACATAGCGCGCGCAACTAGATAGCCCGTTCTGTGCAACTGggcaccatgatgtgtgcaactgaagtCACACACCTAGTTGCATGGGGATTCGGGGCAGGTAATTACCTGGGTGGTGAGCCCCCTGGGTACTCCCTGTAGGGCCATTGGGAGGAGCACGCGGAGCACTGCTTGTTGGGCCAggcgggggaggaggtggcggagcatGCCGTGTAgggcctggaggtggaggaggtcctcgagggttgccatcaCCTATAGCCAGAATAGGTAAAACAAGTTAGTTATTTATCTTGATGCTCGAACTAACACAGCGTGCGCAACTGGGTAGCCTGTTCTGTGCAACTGGGCACCATGATGTGTGCAAGTGAAGTGACACACCTAGTTAGATGGggagttggggcaggtaattacctggaAGACGAGCCCCCTGAGTGATGCCTGTAGAGCCATTGGGAGGACGACGCAGGGCACTGCTTATTGGGCCAGGcggggggaggaggtggcggagcatGCTGTGTAGagcctggaggtggaggaggtccttgAGGGTTGCCATCATCTGATGGCCTAGTAGCAGCAgccggttttttctttttcttggacttgttCTGGTGGCTGATCTTGGTGCGTGCTCCGCGCATATGCTTGTATACAATTTTCTGTGCTGCATCAGAGCCACTTGCAAACTTGGCTAGTTTCCGAAAATCGTATATCATGTTTCTCTCCCTTATCTGCTTCTTTGATTGAGGACGCATTTCATCTGGTTGCTCATACCCGGTCCCTGGCGCACTAGGGACAGCAGTAGGTGTCCACCGTCTTAGCATGTACCTTTCCGGTAtgacatcaactccaagatgggtgaACACCTTGAGGATGTGGCAACAGAGCATGTCGCCCTTGTCCATTTTGCAGCATTCACACAAATAGGAACCCTCCCCCACCCTTGCCTGCACTAAGTAGTTTTGAGAACCATATTTGCCAACAAATTTCTGGTTCGGTCTGAGCTAAAAAAAGGTCAGCACCAACTAGGAACGCATTATAACGTCCAATCAGCACAAACTCTTCTCTGAACTTGTGGTAAAGGTCCCTAGTGTAGGTTTCGTAAGCTTGCCTCTCTATTGGGAAGTTGGACCATAGCTCAATCTCAAGGTGTTCTGTCCTGTAATCATTGCAGCCTTCCTTGGGAAGGATGTGGTTCTGAATTTTTTCATATTGCTTGACAAAGTTCAGCATTGAattgtgtgggttcacatatctttttaggacggcgttgaacCCCTCACTACGTTGTGTAGACTGCAGGAAGGGGAAGAACATGTGTTTGAAGTAGCACGGAACCCAAGTTGACATGTATTCGTACAACTTCTCAAAGTGTGTGTGTGTCATAGCCTCGtacttcatcattaacccaacccaattctgctcaaactcgtctatagtgaagctgaagtcaacaCAGTAGTTGAAATCATCTGAGAGCCCTGGGTTCCGGCACAACAGCCAACCAACTTTTTCTTGAGCCTTTTTCATGATGTGCCATCGACAACAGCGGTGCACTATGGATGGAAAGATGCACTGTATTGACtgcctcattgcaccatcctgatCGGTTATGAAGTTGTCAGGAGGTTTGCCATCCATAGCCTCTAGGAATGCTCGGAAGACCCAACCAAAGCTTGATGCCAACTCCTGCCTCACAAGCGCCCAACCCAGCATGAAAGATTGGCCATGTCGGTTTATTCCGATGAAGGGCGCAAACGGCATATTGTACATGTTGGTCATGTAGGTGGTGTCAAACGATATGCAATCGTGGTACGCCTCCAAATAAGCTTTTCGAGCTGAGCCATCCACCCAAAATATGTTGACAACTTTGTCCTCTTCATCATATTTTACCTTATAGAAGAAGTCTGGATCGGTTTTTTGTATATCCTTGAAGTGCGCAATTGTCTCAATCATGTCaccctcctttgtgtcatctctAAGAAAACTTGTACATAGATTTGTTATTGCCTTTGGTCCGAACGGCACCATCATCTCAGATCCATAATGCATCATACGTCATGCATAATACAAAAAGAAACAATATCTCTTTTTTTAGTCGCACGGATGCACATATCCAGCTGCACAGTAATATGACATGTGTTGGCACAGAAGATAGTTGCAGGAAATGGACAACTAGCTGCACCTTTTTTCATTTTGTACACAGGACACTATGTAGTTGCACAATGAAGGTAATCTAGTTGCACAGGAACATCATGTAGTTGCACAGTGAAGGTAATCTAGTTGCACACTTAAGGCATTTTAGTTGCACACCAGTACCATAACAGTTGCACACTGGACTGCCTAGCGGGAAACTTAATTCTGTAAGGGATATAGAAACACACCTGTAGTCAAGTTGCAGTTATACAAGATGCGCAAAAACTCCTTTTCATCAGGAGAGatgccttggtgggatctcaagtatTTGGACAACGAAGGTTTGTTCACCAGCGGATGATTGTGGTCACGAACAAAGTGCGTCACCTCCCATCGCCCATCCATCAGCTTCACCAACATTTTTGCCTTGCATTGAGTCTGCTTTATTGTCTCGCGttttcgtttcttcttttcttATTAGGATCAGCCTCATCTTCAGCAAAGATTAGAGGttcatcttccatttcctcatcagTGTCAACAGGTTTTGGATCTGGTATAGGGTCCAGGacaggaggagcctcagctcctccatcatcagcttttggcttcttgtacttgttgcaGCAAAACTGTTGTTTTACCAATACATTGCCTGTCCGCCTAGAGGTGTTCATTTTGACAGAGAAACCCATCCGCAGGGCGTAGCTATTGTAGtgatccttagcaatttgaaggcTGTCAAACCTCATGCCGACATAGGGTTCCATTGGCTGAGAACCAGCctcatcttctccttcttctccttgcacAACACCGTCAACAGCACCAGCTCTGAGCTCAGTCCTGGTTGGACCAGGAACATTTGCTGCGGTGCCCGTGTCATCAAGAGTATGGCTCTCTGACTGCAAAGACACCACTACAGGGGCAGCACGGGTTGATGACTGCCCTGCCACATTGTCATGGCCCATAGGGTTAGGCCCATGACTTGTCTGCGTGTAGTAAACAGAGCGCCCATTTTCTGTCCAATTTCCTTGTGGCATGTTGTGTTGTTGTTGATCCATATCATGAGGAAGCTCATTGAGATCAGGAGGCAACTCATTGAGATCAAgcatttctttttccttttattgGCTGCTGCCACAGATCCCCTGCATATATAAAAAGAAGGAATTGATGTCAAGTTTTAATCATCAAAGAGTGTTTCAAACAACCAAAAAATTTACTAAATAGCCAGTTGCACACCATTATGACAATCTTAGTTGCAGAAACTACATGTCTATAGCAGAATCTTTATTATAACAGGCATGGTTTTTTTGTTTGCACAGAGTTGTTATGTTAGTTGCACAGTTTGTAGTAAATAGCTGGCAAGAAGAAAGGTTTATGACTTTTTTATTTGCACAGAGTTATTATGTTAGTTTGCACAATTGTGGCATCAAGTTTTAATCATCAAAGAGTGTTTTTTTGTTTGCACAGAGTTGTTATGTTAGTTGCACAGTTGCACATCATTAGGTTTATGACTTTTTTTTACTACAGAGTTTTCCTGACTTTTTTCCTCTGTTTGTTGCAATGATCCACAGGTTTCTGTTTTTGCAAGGAGCTGATTCAGATTTTTCTGCACATAATCTGGACATAATTTGATGCCACAATTGAGGCGGGGAAATCCAGGTGAAAGAAGAATTGGATGACAGATTATAGATATATGTTTTTCATCGTCGTTTCTGTTTTTACTTCTAGTATATTGAACATATTATTTACACTATAGCTTTGCAATAGGTGTGGGACCAGAATATATGTGTGGGACAAGAATATATGCGTGACTATTTTAATATGGTTTGTGGTTTCATTAGCTATGTACAAAAGTTTATTTGTCTTTTCGCTATCGTTCTACAGATTTTTGGTTTTGGCTAGAATAGATGTGTCAGTTGGCcagcatgcatgttcagttggaCAATCAATGTGTTAAGTTGGCTAGCATAGGTGTTTCAGTTGGCCAGGATGCATATTCAGTTGGACAACATGCATGCTCAGTTGGCCACGATACATGTTTTTATTGCACATATACTTCAGGTTTTTTATATTATTCACTCAGAATTCATGTTCAGGATACATGTTCAATTTTGCCTAGCAAGCATGCTGAGTTGCCAGAATGCAGGTTCAGTT encodes the following:
- the LOC123144838 gene encoding uncharacterized protein, with the translated sequence MLDLNELPPDLNELPHDMDQQQHNMPQGNWTENGRSVYYTQTSHGPNPMGHDNVAGQSSTRAAPVVVSLQSESHTLDDTGTAANVPGPTRTELRAGAVDGVVQGEEGEDEAGSQPMEPYVGMRFDSLQIAKDHYNSYALRMGFSVKMNTSRRTGNVLVKQQFCCNKYKKPKADDGGAEAPPVLDPIPDPKPVDTDEEMEDEPLIFAEDEADPNKKRRNENARQ